A genome region from Manihot esculenta cultivar AM560-2 chromosome 5, M.esculenta_v8, whole genome shotgun sequence includes the following:
- the LOC110616202 gene encoding diacylglycerol kinase theta, whose protein sequence is MNNSALKKTSSFPVKKSPPSMQFPRSIPYLPGTASLIEFSTSPDRLALGQEVYHFGHPQHGFYKVDLPDRFTCSGCRDYGSGKRFTCRQCDFQLHEFCGKVPEQLKAHPLHMHHQLFFSSKPVKGGLYKAKCDVCGKSAKGYSFRCNACSYQMHPCCAMLSNEFTISVHPHPLRILPPAAAAMSVPNGDSTAPGFVCGECNRAKRSGRVYRCTVCDYHLHAACAKNMVNGLPANGIKKSGKLGTVARLASQVVLQFIGRLIEGIGESVGEALIQSDDRGRRP, encoded by the exons ATGAACAACAGTGCATTGAAGAAGACTTCATCCTTTCCCGTGAAAAAGTCTCCTCCTTCAATGCAATTCCCTCGATCAATCCCATATCTTCCCGGAACTGCTTCTCTGATTGAATTCTCCACCTCACCTGATCGCCTGGCCCTCGGACAAGAAGTATATCATTTCGGTCACCCCCAACATGGCTTCTATAAAGTTGATTTGCCTGACCGTTTTACCTGCTCCGGCTGCAGGGATTATGGCTCAGGCAAGAGGTTCACTTGCCGACAATGTGATTTTCAGTTACACGAGTTCTGCGGCAAGGTTCCTGAACAACTCAAGGCCCATCCTCTCCACATGCATCACCAActctttttttcttcaaaaccaG TTAAAGGTGGACTTTATAAAGCAAAGTGTGATGTTTGTGGGAAGTCTGCGAAAGGTTACTCTTTCAGATGCAACGCTTGTAGTTATCAGATGCATCCATGCTGTGCAATGCTGTCCAATGAATTTACAATTTCGGTCCATCCACACCCACTAAGAATCCTACCTCCTGCTGCTGCTGCTATGAGTGTACCAAATGGGGACAGTACTGCTCCCGGTTTTGTCTGCGGGGAATGCAACAGAGCCAAGAGATCAGGCCGGGTATATCGTTGCACGGTGTGTGATTACCATCTGCATGCAGCTTGTGCAAAGAACATGGTGAATGGCCTGCCGGCCAATGGCATTAAGAAGTCCGGAAAGCTGGGAACTGTAGCTCGCCTTGCCTCTCAGGTAGTTCTCCAATTCATTGGAAGGCTCATCGAAGGGATTGGAGAAAGCGTAGGAGAAGCCCTCATTCAAAGTGATGATAGAGGAAGGCGCCCATGA
- the LOC110615909 gene encoding squamosa promoter-binding-like protein 14 → MEELGAQVAPPIFIHQALSSRFCDAPSMAKKRDLSYQTTNFQLQQQHRFVQNPRDNWNPKSWNWDSVRFVAKTSDGDANILQLGSASAELKKKTEASGGHLPLKKAAVDEDDGLRLNLAGGLNSVEEPVSRPNKRVRSGSPGTATYPMCQVDNCKEDLSNAKDYHRRHKVCGVHSKSAKALVGEQMQRFCQQCSRFHPLSEFDEGKRSCRRRLAGHNRRRRKTQPDDVTSRLLLPGNRDSTGNANLDIVNLLTALARTQGKNEGKIINNAQVPDRDQLIQILSKINSLPLPMDLAAKLSNIKNLNSKNPDQPSADLQNRLLGNTSSQSTMDLLAVLSATLTASGPDALAFLSQRSSQSSDSEKSKLTSPDQATGPNLQKRPIIEFPSVGGERSSSCYRSPVEDSDYQLQESCPNLPLQLFSSSPEDNSPPKLASSRKYFSSDSSNPSEGRSSSSSPPVVQRLFPLQSMAETVKSEKMSMSREVNANTEGSRTHGCALPLELFRDSNGGADQSSFQTFPYQAGYTSSSGSDHSPSSQNSDAQDRSGRIIFKLFDKDPSHLPGKLRTQIYNWLSNSPSEMESYIRPGCVVLTVYLSMSSAAWEQLERNLLQQVYSLIQDSESDLWRTGRFLLHTSRQLASHKDGNVRLCKSWRTWSSPELISVSPLAVVGGQETSLMLRGRNLTNPGTKIHCTYMGGYTSKEVIGSTSPGAMYDEINVNGFKFDGASPSVLGRCFIEVENGFKGNSFPLIIADATICKELRLLESEFDDETKDTDIIAEEQAQCLDQPRSREKVLHFLNELGWLFQRRKVSSMFELPEYSLSRFKFLLIFSVERDYCALVKTILDMLVERNLHASAVSKESLEMLSEIQLVNRAVKRRCRKMVDLLIHYSINGSDISSKKYIFPPSLAGPGGITSLHLAACTSGSDELVDALTNDPQEIGLSCWSSLLDANNQSPYAYALMTNNHSYNTLVARKLADRRNGQVTVVVGNEMGQPSSSRTTSNFQQGRSRSCAKCASVAAKYNRRVMGSQGLLQRPYVHSMLAIAAVCVCVCLFLRGAPDIGLVAPFKWETLDYGTI, encoded by the exons ATGGAGGAGTTAGGTGCGCAAGTCGCTCCTCCTATATTTATCCACCAAGCGCTTTCTAGCCGATTTTGTGATGCTCCCTCCATGGCCAAAAAGCGTGATCTTTCTTATCAGACGACCAATTTTCAGCTTCAGCAGCAGCACCGTTTTGTTCAAAACCCTAGAGACAACTGGAATCCTAAGTCATGGAATTGGGATAGCGTCAGGTTTGTCGCCAAAACCTCGGATGGTGACGCCAACATTTTGCAATTGGGCTCTGCATCTGCGGAACTGAAGAAGAAGACTGAAGCTTCAGGGGGTCATTTGCCGTTGAAAAAGGCTGCTGTGGATGAAGACGATGGACTTCGCTTGAATCTTGCTGGAGGCTTGAATTCTGTTGAGGAGCCTGTCTCCAGGCCCAATAAAAGAGTCCGCTCTGGATCTCCTGGCACAGCTACCTATCCAATGTGCCAGGTCGATAACTGTAAGGAAGATCTATCTAATGCAAAGGATTATCACCGCCGTCATAAAGTTTGTGGGGTTCATAGCAAATCCGCTAAAGCTCTTGTTGGAGAGCAGATGCAGAGGTTTTGCCAGCAGTGTAGCAG GTTTCATCCACTTTCTGAATTTGATGAGGGGAAAAGAAGTTGTAGGCGCAGGCTTGCTGGGCACAACCGACGGAGGAGGAAAACCCAACCTGATGACGTTACCTCAAGGCTGCTACTCCCTGGAAATCGGGACTCAACCGGCAATGCCAATTTAGATATAGTTAACTTGTTAACTGCTTTGGCGCGCACTCAAG GGAAGAATGAgggaaaaattattaataacgcACAGGTGCCAGACAGGGACCAACTTATTCAAATTCTGagtaaaataaattcattaccTTTGCCAATGGATCTAGCAGCTAAGCTTTCAAATATCAAGAATCTAAATAGCAAAAATCCTGATCAACCATCAGCAGATCTCCAAAATAGATTGCTTGGAAATACATCTTCTCAATCAACTATGGACTTACTCGCTGTTCTTTCAGCAACTTTGACAGCATCTGGACCAGATGCTCTTGCATTTCTATCTCAAAGAAGCAGCCAGAGCAGTGATAGTGAGAAATCTAAGTTGACTTCTCCTGATCAAGCTACAGGTCCAAATCTGCAGAAGAGACCTATCATAGAATTCCCTTCTGTGGGTGGTGAGAGAAGTAGTAGCTGTTACCGGTCACCTGTTGAAGATTCAGACTACCAGCTTCAAGAGAGTTGTCCTAATTTACCTTTACAGTTATTTAGCTCGTCACCTGAGGATAATAGTCCACCAAAACTGGCCTCTTCTAGGAAGTATTTCTCTTCCGACAGTAGTAATCCAAGTGAAGGTagatcttcatcatcatctccTCCAGTTGTGCAGAGGTTGTTTCCATTGCAGAGCATGGCAGAGACTGTGAAATCTGAAAAGATGTCAATGAGTAGAGAGGTCAATGCCAACACTGAAGGTAGCAGAACTCATGGATGTGCTTTACCTCTTGAGCTCTTTAGAGATTCAAATGGAGGAGCTGATCAAAGTTCATTTCAAACTTTTCCATATCAAGCTGGATATACATCTTCCTCTGGGTCAGATCATTCACCTTCTAGTCAGAACTCTGATGCTCAG GATCGCAGTGGGCGGATAATCTTTAAACTCTTTGATAAAGATCCTAGTCATTTACCAGGAAAACTTCGAACACAG ATCTATAATTGGCTTTCTAACAGTCCATCTGAAATGGAGAGCTACATAAGGCCTGGTTGTGTGGTTCTCACTGTTTATTTGTCCATGTCATCTGCAGCTTGGGAGCAA CTTGAAAGAAACCTGCTTCAACAAGTCTACTCTTTGATTCAAGATTCAGAGTCTGATTTGTGGAGGACTGGGAGATTTTTACTACATACAAGCAGGCAACTAGCATCGCATAAAGATG GAAATGTTCGTTTATGCAAATCCTGGAGAACATGGAGTTCCCCAGAGTTAATCTCCGTGTCCCCATTGGCAGTTGTTGGTGGGCAAGAGACCTCCCTCATGTTAAGGGGAAGAAATCTGACTAATCCTGGCACCAA GATCCATTGCACTTATATGGGAGGATACACATCAAAGGAAGTCATTGGATCAACTTCTCCAGGAGCCATGTATGATGAGATAAATGTGAATGGTTTTAAATTCGATGGTGCTTCTCCTAGTGTTTTGGGTCGCTGTTTCATTGAA GTGGAAAATGGTTTCAAGGGCAATAGTTTTCCTTTAATAATAGCCGATGCCACAATCTGTAAAGAGCTGAGACTTCTTGAATCTGAGTTTGACGACGAGACTAAAGATACTGATATCATTGCAGAAGAACAAGCTCAATGCTTGGATCAGCCTAGGTCAAGGGAGAAAGTTCTGCACTTCTTGAATGAACTTGGATGGCTATTCCAACGGAGAAAAGTATCTTCTATGTTTGAGCTTCCAGAATATTCACTTAGTCGGTTCAAGTTTTTGCTCATTTTCTCAGTTGAAAGAGACTATTGTGCGTTGGTCAAAACAATTCTGGACATGTTGGTAGAAAGAAATTTGCATGCAAGTGCGGTATCCAAGGAGTCATTGGAGATGCTCTCTGAGATTCAGCTTGTGAACCGGGCAGTCAAAAGGAGGTGCAGGAAAATGGTGGACTTGCTTATCCATTACTCCATCAACGGCAGTGATATTTCCTCTAAAAAGTATATCTTCCCACCAAGTCTTGCTGGACCTGGTGGTATCACATCTCTACATTTGGCTGCTTGCACTTCAGGTTCTGATGAGTTGGTTGATGCTTTGACAAATGACCCACAGGAG ATTGGGTTGTCCTGTTGGAGTTCTCTCTTGGATGCAAATAATCAGTCTCCATATGCATATGCTCTTATGACGAATAACCACTCTTATAACACATTGGTGGCTCGTAAACTTGCCGACAGAAGAAATGGTCAAGTTACTGTGGTAGTTGGAAATGAGATGGGCCAACCATCATCTTCAAGGACTACATCAAATTTTCAGCAAGGGCGTAGTAGATCTTGTGCAAAGTGTGCATCTGTCGCAGCAAAATACAACAGGAGGGTTATGGGTTCACAGGGTTTGCTTCAGCGTCCCTATGTTCATTCGATGCTTGCCATTGCGGCTGTATGCGTTTGTGTGTGTCTGTTCTTGCGAGGTGCCCCAGACATTGGCTTAGTTGCTCCCTTCAAATGGGAGACTTTGGATTATGGCACCATTTAG